The following coding sequences lie in one Eremothecium sinecaudum strain ATCC 58844 chromosome IV, complete sequence genomic window:
- the GIM4 gene encoding tubulin-binding prefolding complex subunit GIM4 (Syntenic homolog of Ashbya gossypii ADL004W; Syntenic homolog of Saccharomyces cerevisiae YEL003W (GIM4); 1-intron in Ashbya gossypii) yields MSVEQRSNVLQVKYNEYKQTLGALQSKIIELGNDKDEHELVLVTLRKTDDSRKCYRMVGGTLVETNVKTTIPILETKLSNITSAVSNLKKELIKTAEEFEKWKKVNKIQVIKQ; encoded by the exons ATGTCTGTCGAGCAGAGATCTAATG TTTTACAAGTTAAGTACAATGAGTACAAGCAAACTTTAGGGGCATTACAAAGCAAAATCATAGAATTGGGGAACGACAAAGACGAACATGAATTAGTACTAGTCACTTTAAGAAAAACAGATGATAGCAGGAAATGCTATCGAATGGTTGGTGGCACACTTGTTGAGACGAATGTGAAAACTACTATCCCGATATTGGAAACTAAACTTTCTAACATCACTAGTGCCGTCTCGAATTTAAAAAAGGAATTGATAAAAACGGCGGAAGAGTTCGAAAAATGGAAAAAGGTTAACAAAATTCAAGTGATCAAGCAGTGA